A stretch of Carnobacterium iners DNA encodes these proteins:
- the fliG gene encoding flagellar motor switch protein FliG, protein MQEIDGIKKSAILLISLGPETAAKIMKTLPDSYIQKVSYEIANIDYVKPEERDAIVNEFIELSQAREYMIDGGIDYAKNLLNMAIGPQRAKEVIDMLNQIQLRERPFNIARKADPQQLTNLLLNEQPQTVALILCYMQPDKAALILSQFSLPLQSEIAERIGTITSTSPAIIEKIEKVIENKFSNYIENDMETVGGVKTLVEILNSVGRSTEKNIISVLEEKQPELAEEVKSSLFTFEDITTLEKGDAQKVLREIDNDDLALALKGGSDEIKEFIFSNLSERAVETLKEDLQFMGPSRLSAVEEAQQRVVSVIRMLDEKGEVYLRRGEQDAIIS, encoded by the coding sequence GTGCAAGAAATAGATGGCATAAAAAAATCTGCAATATTGTTGATTTCCTTAGGGCCTGAAACAGCAGCGAAAATCATGAAAACATTGCCGGATAGCTATATCCAAAAAGTCAGCTATGAAATTGCCAATATTGATTACGTAAAACCAGAAGAACGCGATGCAATCGTCAATGAATTTATCGAATTATCACAAGCGAGAGAATACATGATTGATGGCGGAATTGATTACGCCAAAAACTTATTAAATATGGCTATTGGTCCTCAAAGAGCAAAAGAAGTGATCGATATGTTAAATCAGATTCAATTACGCGAGAGACCGTTCAATATCGCTAGAAAAGCCGATCCACAGCAGCTAACGAATCTTTTATTGAATGAACAGCCTCAGACAGTTGCGTTGATTTTGTGCTACATGCAGCCTGATAAAGCAGCGTTGATTTTATCTCAATTCTCATTGCCTCTGCAATCAGAAATTGCAGAAAGAATTGGAACCATTACAAGTACATCACCGGCAATTATTGAAAAGATTGAAAAAGTCATTGAAAACAAATTTTCTAATTACATTGAAAATGATATGGAAACTGTCGGTGGCGTTAAAACATTGGTTGAGATACTTAATTCCGTTGGGCGAAGCACAGAGAAGAACATCATTAGTGTCTTAGAAGAAAAACAACCTGAATTAGCCGAAGAAGTTAAGTCTAGCTTGTTCACCTTTGAAGATATCACAACGCTTGAAAAAGGCGATGCTCAAAAAGTTCTTAGAGAAATCGACAATGATGATTTGGCATTGGCGCTTAAAGGTGGATCAGATGAAATTAAAGAATTTATCTTTTCTAATCTATCTGAACGCGCAGTTGAAACACTTAAAGAAGACCTTCAATTCATGGGACCTTCTCGTTTATCAGCTGTAGAAGAAGCTCAACAACGAGTCGTTTCTGTTATCCGGATGTTGGATGAGAAAGGTGAAGTTTATTTGAGAAGAGGAGAACAAGATGCCATCATCTCATAA
- a CDS encoding FliH/SctL family protein yields the protein MPSSHNIIKRNHSFSEEQTSLIQTKLTVKKVVVVPKETSNETHKGINYEELATIKAEVSAAKVQKEQLIFAAEQEAETLKADAVQTGFAEGQISGYEAGYSVGYLAGMQKAEEESVKMKENSQQMLMEAEAFVEKYYKEQKEALLDLAGHMAETIVHKTIDTSSEQVMDLVKPVIHRLRRENQLITLSVRPEQNKLVKEKLSELEKEHPEIRFAVLTDNTLDENGCTIESAHAIVDLQIRKQLDAMLTEMKEME from the coding sequence ATGCCATCATCTCATAATATTATTAAACGAAACCATTCTTTTTCAGAGGAACAAACGTCGTTAATTCAAACAAAATTAACTGTAAAAAAAGTAGTAGTAGTTCCAAAAGAAACAAGTAACGAAACGCATAAAGGTATCAACTATGAAGAATTAGCAACTATTAAAGCAGAAGTTTCAGCTGCGAAAGTACAAAAAGAACAATTAATTTTCGCTGCCGAACAAGAAGCGGAGACGTTGAAAGCAGACGCTGTTCAGACTGGATTTGCTGAAGGACAAATAAGCGGATACGAAGCGGGTTATTCAGTAGGTTATCTTGCTGGGATGCAAAAAGCAGAAGAAGAGAGTGTCAAAATGAAAGAAAATAGTCAGCAGATGCTGATGGAAGCCGAAGCATTTGTTGAAAAATACTATAAAGAACAAAAAGAAGCGTTGCTAGATTTGGCAGGACATATGGCAGAAACCATTGTCCATAAAACAATCGATACCTCTTCAGAACAAGTGATGGACTTAGTTAAGCCGGTTATTCATCGGTTGAGGCGTGAAAATCAGTTGATTACATTGTCTGTGCGACCTGAACAAAATAAATTAGTTAAAGAAAAATTAAGTGAGTTAGAAAAAGAGCACCCAGAGATTCGTTTTGCAGTATTAACGGACAACACGCTCGATGAAAACGGGTGTACGATTGAAAGTGCTCACGCGATTGTTGACTTACAAATACGAAAGCAACTCGATGCAATGCTGACTGAGATGAAAGAGATGGAGTGA
- the fliI gene encoding flagellar protein export ATPase FliI, with product MFSLPFEAYHNELNKKTYHLKLGKVSQVTGLIIKVEGLDAFVGEVCEIRIKSSDRIALSEVVGFVEETVLLMPLDELDGIGPGCLVRPTGKILKVEISEKLLGNTLDGLGRPMDENLKVDGVFYDVNRSSPNPFKRKKIQDIIPTGIRAIDGTLTVGEGQRMGIFAGSGVGKSTLLGMMARYIEADIIVIGLIGERGREVLEFIEKDLGEEGYKKSVVVCATSDMPPLVRLKGASVATTIAEYFRDQGKKVVLMMDSVTRVAMAQREIGLATGEPPTTKGYTPSVFTTLPKLLERSGMSETGSITAFYTVLVEGDDMNEPIADSVRGILDGHIVLSRKIASENHYPAIDIQNSISRLMKDITTEKHHLAAGKLKENMAIYADSKDLIDVGAYRTGSNPLVDRAVQLNNPIKNFLRQKVDEEIVFEDVVASLNTLFKTF from the coding sequence GTGTTTAGCCTACCCTTTGAAGCGTATCACAATGAATTAAACAAAAAAACTTACCACTTAAAACTGGGTAAAGTTAGCCAGGTAACAGGTTTGATTATTAAAGTTGAAGGATTAGATGCCTTTGTTGGAGAGGTTTGCGAGATACGAATCAAGTCTTCCGATAGGATTGCTTTAAGTGAAGTAGTTGGTTTCGTAGAAGAGACGGTTTTATTAATGCCGTTAGATGAATTAGATGGTATTGGTCCGGGTTGCTTGGTACGTCCAACAGGAAAAATATTAAAAGTTGAAATTAGTGAAAAGCTTTTGGGCAATACGTTAGATGGCTTAGGCCGTCCGATGGATGAAAACCTGAAAGTAGATGGTGTCTTTTATGATGTTAATCGTAGTTCACCAAATCCTTTCAAACGTAAAAAAATTCAAGATATAATTCCAACAGGTATCAGAGCCATAGATGGTACACTAACCGTTGGCGAAGGTCAGCGGATGGGGATATTTGCTGGGAGTGGTGTCGGAAAGAGCACCTTGCTTGGTATGATGGCGCGTTACATAGAAGCAGACATCATTGTTATCGGTTTAATCGGAGAGCGTGGTAGAGAAGTTCTTGAGTTTATTGAAAAAGACCTTGGAGAAGAAGGCTACAAAAAGTCTGTTGTTGTCTGCGCAACATCGGATATGCCTCCTCTTGTTCGTTTAAAAGGTGCGTCAGTCGCAACGACAATTGCAGAATATTTTAGAGACCAAGGAAAAAAAGTGGTTTTAATGATGGACTCGGTTACTCGAGTGGCTATGGCACAAAGGGAAATTGGTCTTGCGACAGGTGAGCCCCCGACAACCAAGGGGTATACACCGTCAGTTTTTACAACGTTACCAAAGTTGTTGGAACGAAGTGGCATGTCAGAAACAGGATCAATTACTGCTTTTTATACGGTACTTGTTGAAGGGGATGACATGAACGAACCCATTGCCGATTCCGTACGCGGGATTTTAGATGGACACATTGTCTTATCGCGTAAAATCGCTTCAGAAAACCATTATCCGGCAATTGATATCCAAAATAGTATTAGTCGGTTGATGAAAGATATTACGACAGAAAAGCACCATTTAGCAGCCGGTAAGTTAAAAGAGAATATGGCGATCTATGCTGACTCAAAAGATTTAATCGATGTTGGAGCCTACCGAACAGGAAGCAATCCCTTAGTAGATAGAGCGGTTCAGTTAAATAACCCGATAAAAAATTTCTTAAGACAAAAAGTAGACGAAGAGATTGTGTTTGAAGATGTAGTTGCTTCTTTAAATACCTTGTTTAAAACGTTCTAA
- the fliJ gene encoding flagellar export protein FliJ has protein sequence MLSKFKFSMEKVLDWRSDTEETKKKNLGDTEREKTRQENLLQDMVQENIKIKNETLTTTRIDILRRQNMYKVMLDERIIQQKNQIDIAKKSVDIARLELMEAHKEKKVMEKLKEKEFNLLTSLEKSEEQKQLDEIATLSYGRTYY, from the coding sequence GTGTTGAGCAAGTTTAAATTTTCAATGGAGAAAGTTCTGGATTGGCGTTCGGATACTGAAGAAACGAAAAAGAAAAATCTTGGAGATACTGAGAGAGAAAAAACCCGACAAGAAAATCTATTACAAGATATGGTCCAAGAAAATATAAAAATTAAAAATGAGACGTTAACTACAACGCGCATAGATATTTTACGTCGTCAAAATATGTATAAAGTTATGCTAGACGAAAGAATTATCCAGCAAAAAAATCAAATAGACATCGCAAAAAAATCAGTTGATATAGCTCGCTTAGAGTTAATGGAAGCCCACAAAGAAAAAAAGGTTATGGAGAAGTTGAAAGAGAAAGAATTCAACTTGTTAACAAGTTTAGAAAAAAGTGAAGAACAAAAACAATTAGACGAGATAGCTACTTTAAGTTATGGAAGAACGTATTATTAA
- a CDS encoding flagellar hook-length control protein FliK — protein MVNPLIQSVKATDIRHIDKIVKKEPVSKEQFQAQLSKQTKKQLSEKETSSKSEEKTNESKDKPLKKEEDQVTNFLFSGSIMTVQNELLKGLKITLPEAEMETAQESGFEYINAIDKTSIEKGLEVTLAVQKRNPEGATEHNKLSVGKTVENNSNLSFEEVTTRTTADKTINGSQKNIIANLVVSESENDQLNQLVDIEINSDKTLTDVTLSKDVGNITLFNNLMTPRLLTKEWTRAKNSIEAEIPNEIDQLVSNEVVDSTKLIDQLENDSSVASKAILKESDKLFSTLIASEKEQQLSSGDEANSTVKVDGSGVIQKQASEPSVIKVMNQDTIKQKVTHEVNQLISKEIEQFQTKGQSSAKITVSPKGMGDISISLELKDNVLSTKIIVDSLNTQELLTGGVPKLADNLNRHSIQIGEVSIQLATSDQNGSRFDHKQHKKGQQAKINRSRGLNAKNIPVKPTPEISEELGRLSILV, from the coding sequence ATGGTTAACCCTCTCATCCAGTCAGTAAAAGCAACGGACATACGTCATATAGATAAGATAGTAAAAAAAGAGCCAGTATCTAAAGAACAGTTTCAAGCTCAATTATCTAAACAGACTAAAAAACAATTAAGCGAAAAAGAAACGAGTTCTAAATCTGAAGAAAAGACGAATGAATCGAAAGACAAGCCATTAAAGAAAGAGGAAGATCAAGTGACAAATTTTTTATTTTCGGGTTCTATAATGACTGTTCAAAACGAATTGTTAAAAGGATTGAAAATAACTCTACCTGAAGCTGAAATGGAAACTGCACAAGAATCAGGTTTTGAGTACATAAATGCAATAGACAAAACAAGTATAGAAAAAGGGTTAGAAGTAACACTAGCCGTTCAAAAAAGAAACCCAGAAGGAGCAACAGAACACAATAAATTGTCAGTAGGAAAAACTGTGGAAAATAACTCCAACCTCTCTTTTGAAGAAGTAACTACTCGAACGACAGCTGATAAAACGATAAATGGTTCACAAAAAAATATTATCGCTAATCTAGTTGTATCTGAAAGTGAGAACGATCAGCTTAATCAACTAGTAGATATAGAAATCAATTCAGATAAAACGTTGACTGATGTGACGTTGTCTAAAGATGTAGGAAATATAACTCTCTTTAATAACTTAATGACACCACGTCTATTAACGAAAGAGTGGACTCGAGCCAAAAATAGTATAGAAGCAGAAATACCTAATGAAATAGATCAACTAGTTTCAAATGAAGTAGTGGATTCCACCAAACTAATTGATCAACTAGAAAATGACTCTTCTGTTGCGAGTAAAGCTATTTTGAAAGAAAGTGATAAACTATTCTCAACACTTATTGCTAGTGAAAAAGAGCAGCAGCTATCAAGCGGTGACGAGGCAAATTCTACTGTTAAAGTAGATGGTTCAGGTGTTATTCAAAAGCAAGCAAGTGAACCAAGTGTTATAAAGGTAATGAACCAGGACACGATTAAACAAAAAGTCACTCATGAAGTCAATCAACTGATTTCAAAAGAAATAGAACAGTTTCAAACAAAAGGACAATCAAGTGCAAAAATAACGGTTTCACCAAAAGGGATGGGAGATATTTCTATTTCATTGGAGTTAAAAGATAACGTGCTATCTACAAAAATTATTGTGGACAGTTTGAATACACAAGAACTTTTAACCGGCGGGGTACCAAAGTTAGCTGACAATCTAAATCGTCATTCTATCCAAATAGGAGAAGTGAGCATTCAACTAGCAACATCAGATCAAAATGGTTCCCGTTTTGATCATAAACAACATAAAAAAGGGCAACAAGCAAAAATAAATAGGTCTAGAGGATTGAACGCAAAAAACATACCGGTTAAACCAACACCAGAAATAAGTGAGGAATTAGGACGATTGAGTATTTTAGTTTAA
- a CDS encoding flagellar hook assembly protein — protein sequence MDIPNEFHIGSVKSLAPIKGKGNEISTDDFLQIMAATMKMPPMPGGSEGGGGGGETDQLTQLATFNMLDQLTKISEKMNSGLLINQQQQAFNLMGKEVKVLDGEGFATGIVEKVRFDKGYATIQVNGKNFYLNDIIEASNKA from the coding sequence ATGGATATCCCAAATGAGTTCCATATTGGTTCAGTAAAAAGCCTAGCTCCAATTAAAGGCAAAGGAAATGAAATTTCGACAGATGATTTCTTACAAATTATGGCTGCAACGATGAAGATGCCTCCCATGCCAGGAGGAAGTGAAGGCGGTGGTGGTGGCGGAGAAACCGACCAGTTAACCCAGTTGGCCACTTTTAATATGTTAGATCAACTAACTAAAATTTCGGAGAAGATGAATTCCGGCTTATTAATTAATCAACAGCAACAGGCGTTTAATCTAATGGGTAAAGAAGTAAAAGTGTTAGATGGAGAAGGTTTTGCTACCGGAATCGTAGAAAAAGTTAGATTTGACAAAGGCTATGCAACCATCCAAGTGAACGGAAAGAATTTTTATTTGAACGATATTATAGAAGCAAGCAATAAAGCCTAA
- a CDS encoding flagellar hook-basal body complex protein, with amino-acid sequence MLKSLYSGVTGMKNIQTKMDVISNNIANVNTTSFKTGRVRFEDMISQTNARAQAGTNAQQVGLGVQVGSIDTVMSGGSLQSTGRPLDFAIENGDNSFFTVQSGTEKFYTRDGGFYLDNTGNLVTSSGLSIMGYTQSAPNLTVDTFDTANIAKTLSAIKITQTIPGELDANGKDSSLQDFTIDKDGYIVGTYSNEKSYIVGRVALTSFSNPDGLEKQGGNLYAESANSGKAEPGNPSDPGYGSVRSGFLEMSNVDLANEFTDMIVTSRAYQANSRSITTSDTMLEELINLKR; translated from the coding sequence ATGTTAAAATCTTTGTATTCAGGTGTTACGGGAATGAAAAATATTCAAACTAAAATGGACGTTATTTCGAATAATATAGCTAACGTCAATACGACTTCTTTTAAAACAGGAAGAGTTCGTTTTGAAGATATGATTAGTCAGACAAATGCTAGAGCACAAGCCGGAACAAATGCCCAACAAGTTGGACTTGGTGTGCAAGTAGGTTCAATTGATACAGTTATGTCGGGTGGATCATTGCAATCAACGGGTAGACCATTAGATTTCGCTATTGAAAATGGCGATAATTCATTCTTCACGGTCCAAAGCGGAACTGAAAAATTTTATACACGTGATGGTGGTTTCTATCTAGATAATACCGGAAACTTAGTGACCAGTAGTGGATTAAGCATTATGGGATACACACAAAGTGCACCAAATTTAACCGTTGATACTTTTGATACTGCTAATATAGCTAAAACACTAAGTGCGATAAAAATTACACAGACAATACCTGGTGAATTAGATGCTAATGGTAAAGACTCCTCTTTACAAGATTTCACGATAGATAAAGATGGCTATATTGTAGGAACTTATAGCAATGAAAAATCTTATATTGTAGGTCGTGTAGCCTTAACGAGTTTTTCTAACCCAGATGGTCTGGAAAAACAAGGTGGAAACTTATATGCAGAGTCAGCGAACTCAGGTAAAGCTGAACCAGGGAACCCTTCAGATCCAGGATATGGCTCTGTACGTTCAGGATTCTTAGAAATGTCTAACGTTGACTTAGCGAACGAATTTACTGATATGATTGTTACGAGCAGAGCTTACCAAGCGAATTCAAGAAGTATTACAACATCTGATACGATGCTAGAAGAATTGATTAACCTGAAGAGATAA
- a CDS encoding flagellar FlbD family protein: MIALTDVSGREFYLNCDLIYRIDRSFDTIITLTDGKKLRVIEKEPEIVERVIAFKRKIHSGFSEGDQ, from the coding sequence GTGATTGCTTTAACAGATGTTTCAGGAAGAGAGTTTTACTTGAATTGCGATTTAATATATAGAATAGACCGTTCTTTCGATACAATTATTACTTTAACAGATGGAAAAAAACTAAGGGTGATAGAAAAAGAACCTGAAATTGTAGAAAGGGTAATTGCTTTTAAAAGAAAAATACATAGCGGTTTTTCAGAGGGAGATCAATGA
- a CDS encoding motility protein A, translated as MKKNIVPFVGFILGVALIVWSITSSGNLTSFVDVPSLIITLGGSFSALLISYPLKTLKKIPSMVKNLMMDPNKDYGKLIEGFSEYSRKARSQGILSIEGDLKDEDNELVVTGLQMVIDGMDPENIQEILDIKIDNIEKRHREGQEIFFKWGELAPAFGMIGTLIGLIIMLGELDDPSAIGVGMATALLTTLYGSFMANLVFLPIATNLKLQTDKEMQMCEMITEGILAIQAGQNPRIIEQKLRSYLPDDNKEEVSEESGQLQREEQ; from the coding sequence ATGAAAAAAAATATAGTACCATTTGTCGGCTTTATCTTAGGGGTTGCGTTAATTGTTTGGTCCATAACGTCTTCTGGAAACTTAACAAGTTTTGTAGACGTTCCATCGTTGATTATTACGCTAGGGGGATCATTTAGTGCATTGCTAATTAGTTATCCATTAAAAACATTGAAAAAAATTCCATCGATGGTTAAGAATTTAATGATGGATCCTAATAAAGACTATGGCAAATTAATTGAAGGATTTTCTGAATATTCTAGAAAAGCTAGAAGCCAAGGAATCTTATCTATTGAGGGCGACTTAAAAGATGAAGACAATGAATTGGTTGTGACGGGATTACAAATGGTTATTGATGGCATGGATCCAGAAAATATTCAAGAAATCTTGGATATAAAAATTGATAATATTGAAAAAAGACACCGTGAAGGTCAAGAAATCTTCTTCAAATGGGGAGAATTGGCTCCTGCTTTTGGTATGATCGGAACACTCATTGGGCTAATTATCATGCTTGGTGAATTAGATGACCCAAGCGCTATAGGAGTTGGTATGGCAACAGCTTTATTGACAACATTGTACGGTAGTTTTATGGCTAACTTAGTCTTTTTACCAATAGCGACTAACTTGAAATTGCAAACAGACAAAGAAATGCAAATGTGCGAAATGATTACGGAGGGAATACTAGCGATTCAAGCTGGACAAAACCCGCGTATTATCGAGCAAAAATTAAGAAGCTATTTGCCCGACGACAATAAAGAAGAGGTCTCAGAAGAGTCCGGACAACTTCAGCGTGAGGAGCAGTAA
- a CDS encoding flagellar motor protein MotB — translation MARRKKVEQKAESTGGWIVTFSDLMSLLLTFFILLYSMSSVSEAKFLEASQSLQMALNGRGGGTTILTDSTSIVKEPPASPTEEVINPEIEELYEKVTGYVEENDLTSKVSIEMDKDGVYVDIKESVLFGSGNTDISEPGKKTLSVLAELVNSLKNDLVIEGYTDDVPIRNSSFSNNWELSSGRAISVLRYLSEQEKVDSKRLSAKGYGEYTPSVPNNTDANRAINRRVNIVIVYDSQEARR, via the coding sequence ATGGCTAGAAGAAAAAAGGTAGAGCAAAAAGCCGAGAGTACAGGCGGATGGATTGTCACGTTTTCTGATTTAATGTCATTACTGCTAACTTTTTTTATTTTGTTGTACTCCATGTCTAGTGTTAGTGAAGCAAAGTTTTTAGAAGCTTCTCAATCGCTTCAAATGGCACTGAATGGAAGAGGCGGAGGAACGACTATCTTAACGGATTCAACATCAATCGTTAAAGAACCGCCGGCTTCTCCGACAGAAGAAGTTATTAATCCTGAAATAGAAGAACTTTACGAAAAAGTAACTGGCTATGTAGAAGAGAATGATTTGACATCAAAAGTTTCGATTGAAATGGATAAGGATGGTGTTTATGTTGATATTAAAGAATCAGTCTTGTTTGGTTCGGGTAATACAGATATTTCTGAGCCAGGCAAAAAAACATTGAGTGTATTAGCTGAATTAGTGAACTCTTTAAAAAATGATTTAGTTATTGAAGGGTATACCGATGATGTTCCAATTAGAAATTCGAGTTTTTCTAACAATTGGGAGTTGTCTTCAGGACGAGCAATATCGGTCTTACGTTATTTAAGTGAACAAGAAAAAGTTGATTCAAAACGTTTGTCAGCTAAGGGTTACGGAGAATATACTCCAAGCGTTCCAAACAACACAGACGCAAATAGAGCAATAAATAGAAGAGTGAATATTGTTATTGTTTACGATAGTCAGGAGGCCAGGCGTTAA
- a CDS encoding flagellar basal body-associated FliL family protein — protein sequence MKKKSDGKETDETKKKKWFLPVIIIISTVIIGGVIVFGFTSGKAQAFMKNLSEEKVVETTVPLEEFLINLTSEEGKKEQFLKIELSVYSEEKDSQEVIVTKTPQIRNAVINVLRKQTPETVFGEDQELIALKQELISQINKSLGKSLISDIFITNIIMQ from the coding sequence ATGAAAAAGAAATCAGATGGAAAAGAGACTGATGAAACTAAGAAGAAAAAATGGTTTCTTCCGGTCATTATTATTATTTCAACAGTAATTATTGGCGGAGTGATTGTCTTTGGTTTCACTTCGGGTAAAGCCCAAGCGTTTATGAAAAACTTGAGTGAAGAAAAAGTAGTAGAAACAACAGTCCCGTTGGAGGAATTTTTAATTAATTTGACTTCAGAAGAAGGTAAAAAGGAACAGTTTCTTAAAATTGAGTTATCTGTTTATAGCGAAGAAAAAGATTCACAAGAAGTCATTGTTACTAAGACTCCTCAAATCAGAAATGCCGTTATTAACGTATTAAGAAAACAAACGCCAGAGACTGTTTTCGGAGAAGACCAAGAATTGATTGCTCTAAAACAAGAACTGATTAGTCAAATTAATAAATCACTAGGAAAATCGCTTATTAGCGATATATTTATTACGAATATCATTATGCAATAA
- a CDS encoding flagellar biosynthetic protein FliO, which yields MGLGVGSGYVVKSILALVVIIFIANYSLKYLNTFMTKKGKAIRIIERTAINKSSSICIVEIAGTYYVMSFTETRNEILRELTGSEKEAVIQSQELEESNQESPDLFKGKPTQVFKELQTWYQNFYEKRK from the coding sequence ATGGGATTGGGTGTAGGTTCAGGGTACGTGGTTAAAAGTATTTTAGCATTAGTTGTGATTATATTTATTGCCAACTATAGTTTGAAATATTTAAATACTTTTATGACAAAAAAAGGAAAAGCGATCCGTATTATTGAAAGAACAGCAATTAATAAAAGCTCATCTATTTGTATTGTAGAAATAGCGGGCACTTATTATGTCATGAGTTTTACGGAGACGCGTAATGAAATCCTTAGAGAGTTAACAGGATCTGAAAAGGAAGCTGTTATTCAGTCTCAAGAATTGGAAGAAAGTAACCAAGAATCGCCTGATTTATTTAAGGGTAAGCCTACCCAGGTGTTTAAAGAGCTTCAAACATGGTATCAAAATTTTTATGAAAAGAGGAAATAA
- the fliP gene encoding flagellar type III secretion system pore protein FliP (The bacterial flagellar biogenesis protein FliP forms a type III secretion system (T3SS)-type pore required for flagellar assembly.) has protein sequence MNLKKKVLFSLCFILFLLIFSFPQTVSAESLIDGLTDAIENQSDGTSDVVKLYVLMGLLSLAPTFLILTTSFTRIIVVLSFVRSSLGTQQNPPNLVLTGIALFLTFFIMQPIYTQVADEALMPYLNEEISGQEAFGKAEVPLKDFMYRQTRDEDIKLFLDISETKKPDNLNDLPLTIVIPAFAISELRTAFSIGFLIFIPFLVIDIVVASILMSMGMFMLSPVMISMPFKLLLFVLVDGWYLVIESLVTGFQ, from the coding sequence ATAAACTTGAAGAAAAAAGTACTATTCAGTTTGTGCTTTATCCTCTTTTTACTCATCTTTAGTTTTCCACAAACAGTTTCAGCAGAAAGTCTGATTGATGGCTTAACTGATGCGATTGAAAACCAATCTGATGGAACGTCAGATGTTGTGAAATTATATGTGCTGATGGGTTTACTTAGTTTGGCACCAACGTTTTTAATACTGACTACGAGTTTTACGCGAATTATCGTTGTGCTATCTTTTGTAAGAAGTTCATTAGGAACACAGCAAAATCCGCCTAACTTAGTCTTAACGGGCATTGCATTATTCTTGACGTTTTTTATTATGCAGCCGATTTATACGCAAGTAGCAGATGAGGCCTTAATGCCATACTTGAATGAAGAAATATCTGGCCAAGAAGCATTTGGAAAAGCGGAAGTGCCGTTAAAAGATTTTATGTATAGACAAACAAGAGATGAAGACATCAAATTATTCTTAGATATATCTGAAACGAAAAAACCAGATAATTTAAATGATTTGCCTTTAACGATTGTGATTCCAGCATTTGCGATTAGTGAATTGCGAACAGCTTTCAGTATTGGATTTTTAATTTTCATTCCTTTTTTAGTCATTGATATTGTTGTAGCCAGCATATTGATGTCAATGGGGATGTTCATGTTATCTCCGGTTATGATTTCGATGCCGTTTAAGCTGTTGTTGTTCGTCCTAGTTGACGGTTGGTATTTAGTCATCGAATCACTTGTTACAGGTTTTCAATAG
- the fliQ gene encoding flagellar biosynthesis protein FliQ has translation MTIVKVLDIIREAFTTMIVVAGPVLIIALVVGLLISILQATTQLQEQTLSFVPKILAVVVSLIVFGNFMLNALIGFTQKIFEMIAML, from the coding sequence ATGACAATAGTAAAAGTTTTAGACATTATCAGAGAAGCATTTACGACCATGATTGTTGTTGCTGGACCAGTATTAATCATTGCCCTTGTAGTGGGATTGTTAATCAGTATCTTACAAGCAACCACGCAATTACAAGAACAAACACTTAGTTTTGTTCCTAAAATATTAGCTGTAGTTGTTTCGTTAATCGTTTTTGGTAACTTTATGTTAAATGCTTTGATTGGGTTTACCCAAAAAATATTCGAAATGATTGCTATGTTGTGA